One Actinospica robiniae DSM 44927 genomic region harbors:
- a CDS encoding Lrp/AsnC family transcriptional regulator — MLDELDRALVHALRIDGRAPFNRIAAALEVSPQTVARRYQRLRAETALRVVCVVDAHQAGQAQWLLRLTASPHSAQDLARALVRRPDTSWVKLTSGGTEITAIINTSTNPGEHSLLLRDIPRTASITAVSAHYLLHTYLGGPRYWRGSYRVLTENQERLLKQDGELEPAPPQSPGTSLTAADHELLAALQRDGRATHAELATLTGLSAVTVARRLEDLQARGVVFFDVEIDPALLGAPTQALLWMSVAPAHLHSVATTLAAHEELAFVAATTGPRNLVANALCAGPADLHHYLAHRLGALPAIHTMETAPVLQTLKSAGPADVARFRGLRTLM, encoded by the coding sequence ATGCTCGACGAACTCGACCGGGCGTTGGTTCACGCGCTGCGCATCGACGGCCGGGCCCCGTTCAACCGGATCGCGGCCGCGCTGGAGGTCTCGCCGCAGACCGTGGCCCGGCGCTACCAGCGGCTGCGCGCGGAGACCGCGTTGCGGGTGGTCTGCGTGGTGGACGCGCACCAGGCCGGTCAGGCGCAGTGGCTGCTGCGGCTGACGGCCAGCCCGCACAGCGCGCAGGACCTCGCCCGCGCGCTGGTTCGCCGGCCGGACACCTCCTGGGTCAAGCTCACCTCGGGCGGCACCGAGATCACCGCGATCATCAACACCTCGACCAACCCCGGCGAGCACTCGCTGCTGCTGCGCGACATCCCGCGCACGGCCTCGATCACCGCGGTCTCGGCGCATTACCTGCTGCACACCTACCTGGGCGGCCCGCGTTATTGGCGCGGCTCCTACCGGGTGCTGACGGAAAACCAGGAGCGCCTGCTCAAGCAGGACGGGGAGCTGGAGCCGGCGCCGCCGCAGAGCCCTGGCACGTCGCTGACCGCGGCCGACCACGAGTTGCTGGCCGCGCTTCAGCGCGACGGCCGGGCCACCCATGCCGAGCTCGCCACCCTCACCGGCCTGTCCGCGGTGACCGTGGCCCGGCGGCTCGAGGACCTGCAGGCGCGCGGCGTCGTCTTCTTCGACGTGGAGATCGACCCGGCGCTGCTCGGCGCGCCGACCCAGGCGCTGCTGTGGATGTCGGTGGCCCCCGCGCATCTGCACAGCGTGGCCACCACCCTGGCCGCGCACGAGGAGCTGGCCTTCGTGGCCGCCACGACCGGCCCGCGCAACCTGGTGGCCAACGCGCTGTGCGCGGGCCCGGCGGACCTGCACCACTACCTCGCGCACCGGCTCGGCGCGCTCCCGGCGATCCACACCATGGAGACCGCGCCGGTGCTCCAGACGCTGAAGTCGGCCGGCCCCGCCGACGTTGCGCGGTTCCGGGGATTACGAACACTGATGTAG
- a CDS encoding RNA polymerase sigma factor: protein MNELLDLLTPYVTRLCAPIALQDGADAAQEALIAVFRGLRNVRDPQALYGWVRTTAVREAVRVARRAHPAVAAELEDLPAPGSLELAADIRDVLDRLTPEHRAILVLREIEGVDEKSAAELLSISTGTAKSRLSRAKNSFRKAWTS, encoded by the coding sequence ATGAACGAGTTGCTGGATCTGCTCACGCCGTACGTCACGCGGCTGTGCGCGCCCATCGCGTTGCAGGATGGCGCGGATGCCGCGCAGGAGGCGCTGATCGCGGTGTTCCGCGGGCTGCGCAACGTCCGCGACCCGCAGGCGCTCTACGGGTGGGTGCGCACGACTGCCGTCCGCGAGGCGGTGCGTGTGGCTCGCCGCGCGCACCCGGCGGTCGCGGCGGAGCTCGAGGATCTACCGGCGCCCGGCAGTCTCGAGCTGGCTGCGGACATCCGGGACGTGCTCGATCGCCTCACGCCTGAGCATCGCGCAATTCTCGTGCTGCGCGAGATCGAGGGCGTGGATGAGAAGAGCGCGGCCGAGCTGCTCTCGATCTCCACGGGCACGGCCAAATCCCGCTTGAGCCGGGCCAAAAACAGCTTCCGAAAGGCGTGGACGTCATGA
- a CDS encoding sacsin N-terminal ATP-binding-like domain-containing protein, which translates to MTDQFDTAAIRERVLASWVAAPVRFREDANLEEDLVLGGYRDRVLVELAQNAADAAARAGVPGRLRFTLESSSQGSTLSAANTGAPLDAAGVVSLSTLRASAKREDAPADRPGDAVPVGRFGVGFASVLAVSDAPSVISRDGAVRFSVTQARDEVRQAAAQNAELGTELSRRGGRAPALRLPYPAEGTPPWGYDTVVALPLRDAAAEALVRSLLTELDDTLLLVLTQLAEIVVEVDGEVRTLTADRSAQDECVVRDGDRTTRWRLAGAQGELDRELLADRPVEERIRPRWSLTWAVPADADGSPQRLRTAPVLHAPTPTDEPVGLPALLIASFPLEVSRRHVAPGPLTDFLLERAAAAYADLVASWPARTPELLRLVPGPMGEGVLDAELRRRIGARLPDTAFLPAAAGSPAPLRPRDAVVLDPCDEQLVGVLRDVLPGLLPAGWERDQVAGTALKLRRLSPAELAETLAGLDREPAWWGGLYAALYGTVGQDPNTREALATLPVPLADGRTVRGARDTLLPVADLDDSLSASFRRLGLRIVHPSALAPGNGPSSLLERLGARPAYPRALLADVAARGVAMASDSSLLPYEQDAGPDDQSRLAEAVLALVRAAEPGPHERFGLGDLPLLNARAGYSPACELVLPHSPLADVVDPETFGYVDEGWVRRWGADVLRAVGVLDTLEVVRAENVLLDADALEEGLLDLDGFEDWVDDIRTMIDRSAQDVPPVVAELIAVRDLELIADWPRALELLASPGLREATTSAAKVLPGVGRTLHLPSYTSWWLSRHPVLDGRCPADLATGGGLLEGLYDPAPEDRDPQELIGLGVRTTLAALLATPGGPGELLDRLADPQRPVTGVQLTALYDALSEVPADQLAPPDRLRAWQNGALVVADADDVLVIDAPDLLPLVGDRPYLAVPPRCAVQLADLLDVDLVSEAITGAVTSPGEEQPVPDVVRELMPESPATYMEHDELILDDQDEVYWRVVDGVAHASTFDGIARALAWAAGRWDRRHLIAALLTEPERMEELSEETYYE; encoded by the coding sequence GTGACTGATCAGTTCGACACCGCGGCGATCCGCGAGCGGGTACTCGCGTCCTGGGTGGCCGCGCCCGTGCGCTTCCGTGAGGACGCCAACCTCGAGGAAGACCTCGTCCTGGGCGGTTATCGGGACCGCGTGCTGGTCGAACTGGCCCAGAACGCGGCGGACGCCGCGGCGCGGGCCGGGGTGCCGGGCCGTCTGCGCTTCACGCTCGAGAGCTCGTCGCAGGGCTCGACGCTGTCCGCCGCGAACACCGGCGCGCCGCTGGACGCGGCCGGGGTGGTGAGCCTGTCCACGCTGCGCGCGTCGGCCAAGCGCGAGGACGCGCCCGCGGACCGGCCCGGCGACGCGGTTCCGGTCGGCCGGTTCGGCGTCGGATTCGCCTCGGTGCTGGCCGTGAGTGACGCGCCGTCGGTGATCTCGCGCGACGGTGCCGTACGGTTCTCCGTCACCCAAGCGCGTGACGAGGTCCGCCAAGCCGCCGCGCAGAACGCGGAGCTCGGCACGGAACTGAGCCGCCGAGGCGGCCGGGCGCCCGCGCTGCGCCTGCCCTACCCCGCCGAGGGCACGCCGCCGTGGGGTTACGACACCGTCGTGGCGCTCCCGCTGCGCGACGCGGCGGCCGAGGCGCTGGTGCGCAGCCTGCTGACAGAGCTCGACGACACCCTGCTGCTCGTCCTCACTCAGCTCGCTGAGATCGTGGTCGAAGTCGACGGCGAAGTGCGTACCCTGACCGCCGATCGCAGCGCCCAGGACGAGTGCGTCGTGCGCGACGGGGATCGCACCACCCGCTGGCGGCTGGCCGGCGCCCAGGGCGAACTGGACCGCGAGCTGCTCGCCGACCGTCCGGTCGAAGAGCGGATCCGCCCCCGCTGGTCGCTGACCTGGGCGGTGCCGGCCGACGCGGACGGCTCCCCGCAGCGCCTGCGCACCGCGCCGGTGCTGCACGCCCCGACCCCCACCGACGAGCCGGTCGGGCTGCCCGCGCTGCTGATCGCCTCGTTCCCGCTGGAGGTCTCCCGCCGCCACGTCGCCCCCGGCCCGCTGACGGACTTCCTGCTCGAGCGCGCCGCCGCCGCGTACGCGGACCTGGTGGCGTCCTGGCCCGCCCGCACCCCGGAACTGCTGCGCCTGGTCCCCGGGCCGATGGGGGAGGGGGTGCTCGACGCCGAACTGCGCCGCCGGATCGGCGCCCGGCTGCCCGACACGGCGTTCCTGCCGGCGGCGGCCGGCAGCCCGGCCCCGCTGCGCCCGCGCGACGCCGTCGTCCTCGACCCCTGCGACGAACAGCTGGTCGGCGTGCTGCGCGACGTCCTGCCCGGCCTGCTCCCGGCCGGCTGGGAACGCGACCAGGTCGCCGGGACGGCGCTCAAGCTGCGTCGGCTGAGCCCGGCCGAACTGGCCGAGACGCTGGCCGGCCTCGACCGGGAACCGGCCTGGTGGGGCGGCCTCTACGCGGCGCTGTACGGAACCGTCGGTCAGGACCCGAACACCCGCGAGGCCCTGGCCACGCTCCCGGTGCCGCTGGCCGACGGCCGGACCGTGCGCGGCGCCCGGGACACCCTGCTCCCGGTCGCAGACCTCGATGACTCCCTCTCGGCCTCGTTCCGGCGGCTCGGCCTGCGGATCGTGCACCCCTCGGCGCTCGCCCCGGGCAACGGCCCCTCTTCGCTGCTGGAGCGCCTCGGCGCCCGCCCGGCCTACCCGCGCGCGCTGCTCGCCGACGTGGCCGCGCGCGGCGTCGCCATGGCCTCCGACAGTTCCCTGCTTCCCTATGAACAAGACGCCGGTCCGGATGACCAGAGCCGCTTGGCCGAGGCCGTGCTCGCCCTCGTCCGCGCGGCCGAACCCGGTCCACACGAACGCTTCGGACTCGGCGACCTGCCGCTGCTCAACGCCCGCGCCGGTTACAGCCCCGCATGCGAGCTCGTGCTCCCGCACTCGCCGTTGGCCGACGTGGTCGACCCCGAGACGTTCGGCTACGTCGACGAGGGCTGGGTGCGGCGCTGGGGCGCGGACGTGCTGCGCGCGGTCGGCGTGCTGGACACGCTCGAGGTCGTGCGAGCCGAGAACGTGCTGCTCGACGCCGACGCGCTGGAGGAGGGCCTGCTCGACCTGGACGGATTCGAGGACTGGGTCGACGATATCAGGACCATGATCGACCGCTCGGCGCAGGACGTGCCGCCGGTGGTGGCCGAGCTGATCGCGGTGCGCGACCTCGAGCTGATCGCCGACTGGCCCCGCGCGCTGGAACTGCTGGCCTCGCCCGGCCTGCGCGAAGCCACGACCTCCGCCGCCAAGGTGCTGCCCGGCGTCGGCCGGACGCTGCACCTGCCGTCGTACACGTCCTGGTGGCTCAGCCGGCACCCGGTGCTCGACGGCCGGTGCCCCGCGGATCTCGCCACCGGCGGCGGCCTGCTCGAAGGCCTCTACGACCCCGCCCCCGAGGACCGCGACCCGCAGGAGCTGATCGGCCTCGGCGTGCGCACGACCCTCGCGGCGCTGCTGGCGACCCCGGGCGGTCCCGGCGAACTCCTCGACCGGCTCGCCGACCCGCAGCGCCCGGTCACCGGCGTCCAGCTGACCGCGCTCTACGACGCGCTGAGCGAGGTCCCGGCCGACCAGCTCGCCCCGCCGGACCGGCTGCGCGCCTGGCAGAACGGCGCCCTCGTCGTCGCCGACGCCGACGACGTCCTGGTGATCGACGCGCCCGACCTGCTGCCCCTGGTCGGCGACCGCCCCTACCTCGCCGTCCCGCCGCGTTGCGCCGTGCAGCTCGCGGACCTGCTGGACGTGGACCTCGTCTCCGAGGCGATCACCGGCGCGGTCACCTCGCCCGGAGAAGAGCAGCCCGTTCCGGACGTCGTCAGGGAACTGATGCCGGAGTCCCCGGCCACGTACATGGAGCACGACGAGCTGATCCTGGACGACCAGGACGAGGTCTACTGGCGCGTCGTCGACGGCGTCGCCCACGCCTCCACCTTCGACGGCATCGCCCGCGCCCTCGCCTGGGCCGCCGGCCGCTGGGACCGCCGCCACCTCATCGCCGCGCTGCTCACCGAGCCGGAGAGGATGGAAGAGCTCAGCGAAGAGACCTACTATGAGTAG
- a CDS encoding SDR family oxidoreductase, giving the protein MRIMVIGGSGYLGSEVVRRAGGSGHEVIATSRAEASRHHLDITSRLAVASLISQVQPQCIINAAYRQDAWAPTAIGPGNVALAAAACGAHLIQVSSDSVFSGRAPAYPESSYPDPLTPYGAAKAAAETAIQAIDPTAAIVRTSLIVGDGHSVHEQFVRALISGENEGVLFTDVLRCPVHVADLAAALLEIAEQQRSGILHAAGPEAVSRYDLGCMIARRLGLDEKRLRPDQRATTPTPGPLAVRLDSRNTQSTLRTALRGATEFLDNRSC; this is encoded by the coding sequence ATGCGGATCATGGTCATCGGCGGGAGCGGCTACCTCGGCAGCGAGGTCGTGCGCCGGGCAGGCGGATCAGGGCACGAAGTCATAGCGACGTCCCGCGCGGAGGCGAGTCGACATCACCTCGACATCACCTCGCGCCTCGCCGTGGCCTCCCTGATCAGCCAGGTGCAGCCGCAGTGCATCATCAACGCGGCGTACCGGCAAGACGCATGGGCGCCGACCGCCATCGGGCCGGGCAACGTCGCGCTCGCCGCGGCAGCCTGCGGCGCGCACCTGATCCAGGTATCAAGCGACTCCGTGTTCTCCGGTCGCGCTCCGGCCTACCCGGAGAGTTCGTACCCTGATCCGCTCACCCCTTACGGCGCCGCGAAAGCCGCCGCGGAGACCGCGATTCAAGCGATCGACCCCACCGCGGCGATCGTGCGCACCTCGCTCATCGTCGGCGACGGCCACTCCGTTCACGAGCAGTTCGTCAGAGCCCTCATATCGGGCGAGAACGAGGGCGTGCTCTTCACCGACGTCCTACGATGCCCGGTCCATGTCGCCGACCTCGCCGCGGCGCTGCTGGAGATCGCAGAGCAGCAGCGTTCTGGCATCCTCCACGCCGCCGGGCCGGAGGCGGTGAGCCGCTACGACCTCGGATGCATGATCGCGCGACGTCTCGGCCTCGACGAGAAGCGGCTACGACCAGACCAGCGCGCCACCACTCCGACGCCCGGCCCGCTCGCCGTCCGCCTGGACTCCCGCAACACCCAGTCCACGCTCCGAACCGCACTGCGTGGCGCCACCGAGTTCCTCGATAATCGCTCATGCTGA
- a CDS encoding NUDIX domain-containing protein, whose translation MTSTPSAGSAAFSTIRIRTSAVVFCGSEVALIRRDREGSTLYTTIGGNVEGAEPLPEALRRELAEELNLDLDQADGGELLWVLDQRVSRPGPTPPPRKLHLIYRFHVSPAVRETLAAEEFDAQADGSYELGTIEWIDYRETAALPLFPPIGPALAALDSPHAQVLDAALAAVTDENYSWI comes from the coding sequence GTGACCAGCACTCCCAGCGCCGGCTCGGCCGCGTTCTCGACAATCAGGATCCGTACCAGTGCGGTCGTGTTCTGCGGCAGCGAGGTAGCGCTCATCCGGCGTGACAGAGAGGGATCGACGCTGTACACCACGATCGGTGGCAACGTTGAGGGCGCGGAGCCGCTGCCGGAGGCGTTGCGCAGGGAGCTGGCTGAGGAATTGAACCTCGACCTCGACCAAGCCGACGGCGGCGAACTGCTGTGGGTCCTCGACCAGCGTGTCTCGAGGCCCGGTCCGACGCCTCCGCCGCGCAAACTGCACTTGATCTACCGCTTCCACGTCAGCCCGGCCGTCCGCGAGACGCTCGCCGCCGAGGAGTTCGATGCGCAGGCCGACGGCTCCTACGAGCTCGGCACGATCGAGTGGATCGACTACCGCGAAACCGCCGCCCTGCCGCTGTTTCCTCCGATCGGCCCGGCGCTCGCTGCCTTGGACTCCCCACACGCCCAGGTTCTCGACGCCGCGTTGGCCGCCGTCACGGACGAGAACTACTCCTGGATCTAG
- a CDS encoding alpha/beta fold hydrolase, with protein sequence MHLPEVPGVTHRFVDLPTRGVRLHVAEAGADEGETVLLLHDFPQHWYAWRHVIPLLSADHRILAVDLRGFGWSDAPRGGYTGIAIADDLVALLDALGLKRVHLIGHGWGGWIGFILSVRRPERVQRFVAVNMTHLWPNHRKMLPNAWRMWHTALFEYPPFGRLLLRRGRWFIRFLLRHWSRDGSVLDRATLDVYADVFRDPAHARAGEQLHFQYVIREIFGHPRGRFRTAHLAVPTLIIGGRDDVVFPPSVLADGEGHADDLHVAIVEDAGHLLPEERPEAVAEHARAFFALRSACSGSRP encoded by the coding sequence GTGCACCTGCCCGAAGTCCCCGGCGTCACCCACCGCTTCGTCGACCTGCCCACGCGCGGAGTGCGCCTGCACGTGGCCGAAGCGGGGGCAGACGAGGGCGAGACCGTCCTCCTGCTCCACGATTTCCCGCAGCACTGGTACGCGTGGCGGCACGTCATTCCACTGCTTTCGGCCGACCATCGGATCCTGGCCGTCGATCTGCGCGGCTTCGGGTGGTCGGATGCCCCGCGCGGAGGCTACACGGGCATTGCGATCGCCGACGACCTGGTCGCCCTGCTGGACGCGCTCGGGCTGAAGCGGGTTCATCTGATCGGCCACGGGTGGGGTGGGTGGATCGGATTCATCCTGAGCGTGCGCAGGCCCGAGCGCGTGCAGCGGTTCGTCGCGGTGAACATGACCCACCTGTGGCCGAACCATCGCAAGATGCTGCCGAACGCGTGGCGGATGTGGCATACGGCGCTCTTCGAGTACCCGCCGTTCGGCCGATTGCTGCTGCGCCGAGGCCGGTGGTTCATCAGGTTCCTGTTGCGCCACTGGTCGCGCGACGGCAGTGTGCTCGATCGCGCCACACTCGATGTGTACGCGGACGTCTTCCGCGATCCGGCACACGCCAGGGCCGGCGAGCAGCTCCACTTTCAATACGTCATCCGCGAGATCTTCGGGCACCCACGCGGGCGCTTCCGCACGGCGCACCTAGCTGTCCCGACGTTGATCATCGGCGGCCGCGACGATGTGGTCTTCCCGCCGAGCGTCCTCGCCGACGGGGAAGGACACGCCGACGACCTGCACGTGGCGATCGTGGAGGATGCCGGCCACCTGCTGCCCGAGGAACGTCCGGAGGCTGTGGCCGAGCATGCGCGTGCCTTCTTCGCACTGCGGTCGGCGTGCTCGGGATCCCGGCCGTGA
- a CDS encoding pyridoxamine 5'-phosphate oxidase family protein, producing the protein MLTNPWLAGPSPERGLDRDRLEERILNLLSSQNMCVVATTGPQGPLATPVRYYHLDFAVMFTAMASSPKMRNIAVDPRVSIGVFAPLVGQASSRGAQLFGRARVLMPEDDEHASYWPAFRWQSDHVERGRPLDTPPAGPLIVVEADRIVYTEHWLRRDGYAPRQFWSR; encoded by the coding sequence ATGCTGACAAACCCCTGGCTGGCCGGCCCGTCGCCGGAGCGCGGCCTGGACCGCGACCGTCTCGAAGAGCGCATCCTGAACCTGCTCTCGAGCCAGAACATGTGCGTCGTCGCGACCACTGGCCCACAAGGTCCGCTGGCCACCCCGGTGCGCTACTACCACCTCGACTTCGCCGTGATGTTCACCGCCATGGCCTCGTCGCCCAAGATGCGCAACATAGCCGTCGACCCGCGCGTCTCCATCGGCGTCTTCGCCCCCTTAGTCGGCCAGGCCAGCAGCCGCGGCGCCCAACTCTTCGGCCGCGCGCGGGTCCTCATGCCGGAGGACGACGAGCATGCGAGCTACTGGCCGGCCTTCCGCTGGCAATCAGACCACGTCGAACGCGGCCGCCCCCTCGACACCCCGCCCGCCGGCCCACTGATCGTCGTGGAAGCCGACCGCATCGTCTACACCGAGCACTGGCTCCGCCGCGACGGCTACGCGCCTCGCCAGTTCTGGTCCAGATAA